In one window of Bifidobacterium sp. WK041_4_12 DNA:
- a CDS encoding MFS transporter, which yields MAQATSEKTHAEQTDFLHHLFVPVYMPAIVFATGEGSLIPIVPLTAKALGANLATAGIISGLLMIGVVLGDVSSGFIVNKWGETVAMRIAAILAIVSAIFCWHAPNLVVLAAGVLVIGIASATFNLARHAFLTAWTPPWYRARAMSMLGGTTRIGYFVGPFLASPVIALAGSRSVYWIHVVACLTVLVILQVTPDPEKLLSANKARAERNRSGARVEKTNAHDAGHIALSHVTPQGIIESGNSEPDTDTTRVSAMMRRLMRFPVIRYGSILCRMGTAAGILQMMRASRQVILPLWGVQLNISAPHIALIMGVAGAVDLSLFYTSGQIMDRFGRRWAAVPVLVGISLGHLLMPLARVEWAYVCVAILISVANGLGSGIVMTLGADLAARYAPNNMPSFLSGWRMSTDSGSAAGPLAISGMTALSGLWSAAVLMGCIGLIGAFMMQRFIPRFIGK from the coding sequence ATGGCACAGGCAACCAGCGAGAAGACACATGCAGAACAGACGGATTTTCTTCACCATCTTTTCGTACCGGTTTACATGCCTGCCATCGTATTTGCAACCGGAGAGGGATCTCTTATCCCCATCGTTCCCCTTACTGCCAAGGCGTTGGGAGCCAATCTTGCAACCGCAGGCATCATATCTGGACTCCTGATGATTGGAGTGGTGCTTGGCGATGTGTCCAGCGGCTTCATCGTCAACAAATGGGGTGAGACCGTTGCCATGCGCATCGCTGCAATACTTGCCATCGTCTCTGCAATTTTCTGCTGGCATGCCCCGAATCTGGTCGTTCTGGCGGCAGGCGTGCTGGTTATCGGCATTGCATCCGCCACATTCAATCTTGCACGACATGCATTTCTCACGGCCTGGACTCCGCCTTGGTACCGGGCGCGGGCCATGTCGATGTTGGGCGGTACGACGCGAATCGGCTATTTCGTAGGGCCGTTCCTTGCTTCACCGGTCATCGCCTTGGCGGGATCACGTAGCGTGTATTGGATTCACGTCGTGGCTTGCCTGACCGTTCTGGTCATCCTTCAGGTCACTCCCGACCCCGAAAAGCTGCTGTCCGCCAACAAGGCTCGTGCTGAACGGAACAGGAGCGGTGCACGTGTCGAGAAGACGAATGCTCATGACGCAGGCCACATCGCTCTTTCACACGTCACACCACAAGGCATCATCGAAAGCGGAAACTCCGAGCCCGATACGGACACCACAAGGGTATCTGCCATGATGCGCAGGCTGATGCGCTTCCCCGTGATCAGATATGGCTCCATCCTATGCCGCATGGGCACTGCGGCTGGCATATTGCAGATGATGCGCGCATCTCGCCAGGTCATTCTGCCACTCTGGGGTGTCCAACTCAACATCTCTGCACCACATATAGCCCTCATCATGGGCGTCGCCGGTGCCGTGGATCTCTCGCTCTTCTATACATCCGGCCAGATCATGGACCGCTTCGGCCGTCGCTGGGCTGCAGTTCCAGTGCTGGTAGGAATAAGTCTGGGGCACCTTCTCATGCCGTTGGCCAGGGTGGAATGGGCCTATGTCTGCGTTGCGATTCTGATATCGGTTGCCAATGGACTCGGCAGTGGCATCGTCATGACGCTGGGAGCAGATTTGGCGGCGCGCTATGCGCCTAACAACATGCCAAGTTTTCTCAGCGGCTGGAGGATGTCTACGGATTCAGGCTCGGCTGCCGGTCCACTCGCCATCTCGGGCATGACAGCGCTATCCGGTCTCTGGTCCGCAGCAGTCCTGATGGGCTGTATCGGTCTGATCGGCGCCTTCATGATGCAACGCTTCATTCCCCGTTTCATCGGCAAGTGA
- a CDS encoding LysR family transcriptional regulator, whose protein sequence is MNASLNPQSLVTLWHIEQYNSFSATAKALGWSQPAISQQIKKLEAQTNAKLVMRTSHGVELTATGTMLARYGEAISERLESASREVKDYRQQHFTHLHLVAPPSICSTIAARSIANLSLFTNIELSLIQLEPPEALDQISHGKVDAAVVFRYRAIPNFLDINDDLSFDSLGFDPMRLLVRSENPIAKNYRNNRQAINLSVAQDERWIAGCETCRANLVKLASRSGFKPDIRHETDDYWATQNLVEVGMGVSLVPELDIHINLQPDLQACPLQDEFAYREIGIVTRKDDHRPALEPMIKELKRTASKYLSPTVSPK, encoded by the coding sequence ATGAACGCATCGTTGAATCCTCAGTCATTGGTCACGCTATGGCATATCGAGCAATACAACTCATTCTCTGCAACGGCAAAGGCGCTTGGATGGTCACAGCCTGCCATCAGCCAGCAGATCAAGAAGCTTGAGGCGCAGACCAATGCAAAGCTTGTCATGCGAACATCGCATGGCGTTGAACTCACGGCAACGGGAACGATGCTGGCTCGATACGGCGAGGCGATATCCGAGCGTCTGGAATCGGCATCGCGTGAAGTCAAGGATTATCGGCAGCAGCATTTCACGCATCTCCATCTTGTTGCTCCCCCTTCGATCTGCTCGACCATTGCTGCACGTTCGATAGCCAATCTGAGCCTGTTCACGAATATCGAGCTCAGTCTGATTCAGCTCGAACCCCCGGAAGCTCTCGACCAGATATCGCACGGAAAAGTCGATGCAGCAGTGGTATTCCGTTATCGTGCAATCCCCAATTTTCTTGACATCAACGATGATCTTAGCTTCGATTCATTGGGATTCGATCCGATGCGACTGCTCGTTCGCAGCGAAAACCCGATAGCGAAGAACTATCGCAACAATCGGCAGGCGATCAACCTATCCGTCGCGCAAGACGAGCGTTGGATAGCAGGATGCGAAACCTGCCGGGCCAATCTCGTGAAACTGGCATCTCGCTCAGGCTTCAAACCAGACATTCGCCATGAAACAGACGATTATTGGGCAACGCAGAACCTCGTTGAGGTGGGCATGGGGGTATCACTGGTCCCCGAACTTGACATACATATCAATCTTCAACCGGATTTGCAAGCATGCCCGCTTCAGGATGAATTCGCATACCGCGAAATCGGCATCGTGACGCGAAAGGACGATCACCGCCCTGCTCTAGAGCCGATGATCAAGGAACTGAAGCGCACGGCATCGAAATATCTCAGTCCGACCGTTTCACCGAAATAG
- a CDS encoding MalY/PatB family protein, translated as MRTETIDHSQLTQQSLTDFDSAKIDATTMEELQNVGSDKWTRYAGCIGAFIAEMDYGLAPCVTNAIKEASDHNRLGYIPDPWKKRVASSCAAWQQRYGWDVNPACIRPVPDVLEAFEIFLREIVGSGNSVVVPTPAYMPFLSVPQLYGVKLLEIPMIREATETVTEGAWSFDFDAIEQAFADGCHAFVLCNPHNPIGKVLTRDEMLKLSDLAAKYDVRIFSDEIHAPFAYGQNRHVPFASINGQTAMQAFTSTSASKSFNIPGTKCAQVILTNPNDYEMWMQRAQWSEHQTATIGAIATTAAYEGGAAWFEGVLHYIQRNIALVNTEMSTRFSHVGYIKPEGTYIAWLDFSPLHLDDPASYFLKKANVALTDGRECGTVGAGCVRMNFAMPYPLLEECFNRMFNALHADGII; from the coding sequence ATGAGAACAGAAACCATCGATCATTCCCAACTCACCCAACAGTCCTTGACAGATTTCGACTCTGCGAAGATCGACGCCACAACCATGGAAGAACTGCAAAACGTAGGTTCCGATAAGTGGACCAGATATGCAGGCTGCATTGGTGCATTCATCGCCGAGATGGACTATGGCCTGGCTCCATGCGTTACCAATGCAATCAAGGAGGCATCAGACCATAACCGTCTGGGCTACATTCCCGATCCGTGGAAGAAAAGGGTTGCAAGCTCGTGTGCCGCATGGCAGCAGCGTTACGGCTGGGATGTGAACCCCGCCTGCATCCGACCGGTGCCCGACGTGCTGGAAGCTTTCGAAATCTTCCTCCGTGAGATAGTCGGATCCGGCAATTCCGTAGTCGTCCCCACGCCTGCTTACATGCCGTTTCTCAGCGTCCCTCAGCTCTATGGTGTGAAGCTGCTTGAGATTCCGATGATTCGCGAGGCGACTGAAACCGTGACCGAAGGCGCATGGTCATTCGATTTCGACGCCATCGAACAAGCCTTTGCAGATGGCTGCCACGCTTTCGTTCTATGCAATCCGCATAACCCGATCGGCAAGGTGCTCACGCGCGACGAAATGCTGAAGCTCTCGGATTTGGCAGCAAAATATGACGTCCGCATCTTCTCCGATGAAATTCACGCACCCTTCGCATACGGCCAGAACAGGCACGTGCCCTTCGCCTCCATCAACGGGCAGACAGCGATGCAGGCTTTCACCTCGACATCCGCCTCGAAGTCCTTCAACATTCCGGGCACCAAGTGTGCACAGGTCATTCTCACCAATCCGAACGATTATGAGATGTGGATGCAGCGCGCGCAATGGTCAGAACACCAGACCGCAACCATCGGCGCCATAGCGACAACCGCCGCCTACGAAGGTGGTGCCGCATGGTTCGAAGGCGTTCTGCACTACATTCAGCGCAACATCGCTCTGGTCAACACGGAAATGAGCACCAGATTCTCGCATGTGGGATACATCAAGCCCGAAGGCACCTACATCGCTTGGCTTGACTTCTCACCCTTGCATCTGGATGACCCAGCCAGCTACTTCCTCAAGAAGGCCAATGTAGCTCTTACCGACGGCCGTGAATGTGGCACGGTTGGTGCAGGCTGCGTTCGCATGAACTTTGCGATGCCCTATCCACTGCTCGAAGAGTGCTTCAACCGCATGTTCAACGCGCTCCATGCAGACGGAATCATCTAA
- a CDS encoding ArsR family transcriptional regulator: MKSSEDLGNTATKTSTPTPEQLRALTHPIRLRLLGLLRINGSATATDLARMTKLNTGSTSYHLRILAKYGFIERDTELSSGRKLFWKAKQLYTTIEDPSPDSADVENKLDAAGAFMQVAAAETTRQILQAASDWRTMDSTWQEATTMSDYAMMLTAHEANDIAKQVQGILLAAMQKHPLIQPGMKQTAQQASDPQRKAVAMQFHLFPIAQDLLK, from the coding sequence ATGAAATCATCAGAAGATTTGGGAAACACCGCAACGAAGACTTCGACTCCCACTCCAGAGCAGTTGAGGGCGCTCACCCATCCGATTCGTTTGCGTCTCTTGGGCTTATTGAGAATCAACGGGTCAGCCACCGCAACCGATCTTGCCCGCATGACCAAGCTCAACACCGGTTCGACAAGCTATCATTTACGCATCCTTGCCAAATATGGCTTCATTGAAAGAGACACGGAGCTTTCTTCTGGCCGCAAGTTATTTTGGAAAGCCAAGCAGCTTTACACCACCATCGAGGATCCCTCGCCAGATTCGGCTGATGTCGAGAACAAGCTCGATGCTGCAGGTGCCTTCATGCAGGTTGCGGCAGCTGAAACAACCCGCCAGATATTGCAAGCAGCAAGTGATTGGCGCACGATGGATTCGACATGGCAGGAAGCCACGACCATGAGCGACTACGCAATGATGCTCACGGCGCACGAGGCGAATGACATCGCCAAACAGGTGCAGGGCATTCTCCTTGCCGCCATGCAGAAGCACCCGCTGATTCAGCCGGGCATGAAGCAGACTGCACAGCAAGCATCCGATCCACAGAGGAAAGCAGTAGCGATGCAATTCCACCTCTTCCCCATAGCTCAGGACTTGCTGAAATGA
- a CDS encoding MFS transporter: MKESISNKTHRLTNGISWSWQHPHIDHRYMVLGAWLCSDIVSLFGSTLSSLAVPWMVLNLTHNTVATGIVSAVQLGMLVVANLLCGPLIDKLGPTRISVTCDCISAAFIALVPVMWFAHLFSIPLLIGVVAVVGTMRGPSNNAKDILSPSIAAFSKQAMERITGLASTTSHLAGTIGSALGGVIVGLIGGPYALAFTSLALLCGAGMIGFIVRPALLADSSIVASLKKTAQADETDDASSAMQSRHMKSPDQPANSRAEQTHSMTLPHQLGLHIRAYIRNIGDGWKVLIAVPVLLGYALIPAVTNMLDVAWTDVLAPAWVLNQHHGSASLGLLFASLSLPALVGSTIATIIAERLPRFPVMVIGYLLVGFPRYLVMALNAPMPVILTVIAIGGFGSGFLNPIFGAVMYERIPVKARGKVISLTSAMIWGLMPLGSLIGGFSSHLLGLNLTLAILGSTYLVMTLLPVFIPALHHIERPERGALVADIAEDAQTATAEVADSRVTNNSVTNNIGTDES, from the coding sequence ATGAAAGAATCAATCAGCAACAAGACCCATCGACTGACCAATGGCATCTCGTGGTCGTGGCAGCATCCGCACATCGATCACCGCTACATGGTGCTGGGTGCCTGGCTGTGCTCGGATATCGTCTCACTGTTTGGCAGTACGCTCAGCAGCCTTGCCGTGCCATGGATGGTGTTGAATCTGACACATAATACCGTTGCAACTGGCATTGTCAGCGCAGTTCAGCTTGGGATGCTCGTCGTTGCCAATCTGCTGTGCGGTCCATTGATCGACAAGCTCGGTCCAACGCGCATATCAGTGACATGCGATTGCATCAGCGCCGCATTCATCGCACTGGTGCCGGTGATGTGGTTTGCGCACTTGTTCTCGATTCCACTGCTGATTGGCGTGGTTGCCGTAGTCGGCACCATGCGAGGCCCTTCCAATAATGCAAAAGACATTCTCTCGCCAAGCATCGCTGCCTTCAGCAAGCAGGCCATGGAAAGAATCACCGGTCTTGCAAGCACCACAAGCCATCTGGCTGGCACGATTGGTTCGGCGCTCGGCGGTGTGATCGTTGGTCTCATCGGCGGGCCATACGCTTTGGCCTTCACCTCTCTGGCGCTGTTATGCGGAGCAGGCATGATTGGCTTCATTGTTCGTCCTGCGTTGCTTGCTGACAGTTCAATCGTCGCATCCTTGAAAAAGACAGCGCAAGCAGACGAAACCGATGACGCATCTTCTGCCATGCAAAGCCGACACATGAAGTCTCCAGACCAGCCAGCCAACAGTCGGGCAGAACAGACGCATTCCATGACTCTGCCTCATCAGCTTGGTCTGCATATTCGTGCGTATATACGCAATATTGGCGATGGGTGGAAGGTATTGATCGCCGTTCCCGTGCTTCTTGGCTATGCCCTCATTCCAGCGGTCACCAATATGCTTGATGTCGCCTGGACCGATGTGCTCGCTCCGGCCTGGGTGCTCAACCAGCATCATGGCTCAGCTTCACTGGGTTTGCTCTTCGCGTCTCTTTCGCTTCCGGCGCTCGTCGGCAGCACCATTGCGACCATCATCGCAGAGCGTCTGCCTCGCTTCCCCGTTATGGTCATCGGATATCTGCTCGTCGGCTTCCCTCGATATCTGGTGATGGCCCTGAACGCACCGATGCCGGTGATTCTGACCGTCATTGCCATAGGCGGCTTTGGTTCAGGGTTTCTCAACCCGATCTTCGGAGCAGTCATGTATGAAAGAATCCCAGTCAAGGCGCGAGGCAAGGTTATTTCTCTCACCAGTGCGATGATCTGGGGTCTGATGCCGCTAGGGTCGCTTATCGGTGGCTTCTCTTCTCATCTTCTTGGTCTGAATCTGACGCTCGCAATTCTTGGTTCCACATATCTTGTCATGACGCTGCTGCCCGTCTTCATTCCTGCGCTGCACCATATCGAGCGGCCGGAGCGGGGTGCGCTGGTCGCGGATATCGCGGAGGACGCTCAAACCGCCACAGCCGAAGTTGCAGACAGCAGAGTCACAAACAACAGTGTTACAAACAATATAGGCACAGACGAATCGTGA
- a CDS encoding ribokinase, with amino-acid sequence MKELKLNKDEITDELDRIASSSSESRVSIVGSMNADHVVEVETMPKPGETIIGGPMSIHAGGKSANQAASCARLQLRADLIGAVGSDANADFLLHELNDAGVGTDNIEHVDLPSGSTIIVVDPHGENFIVVSSGANGKVNADFVRRHSDVIERSDILGLCLEAPLQAVVESSRIAHAAHTTVALNISPMPEGLNPALKHCLADVADIAIMNEHETAQWLGLAHEPNLQSDWDALHDQLRATGLDRVVVTLGAAGSVVLDGVQTSHIPAFTVKPVDTTGAGDSFMGAMLASLASGNSLDSACEVASAVSAFSTLGKGAQSSYGNTQQITDFVLNH; translated from the coding sequence GTGAAGGAACTGAAATTGAATAAGGACGAGATCACCGACGAGTTGGATCGAATTGCATCATCGTCCTCCGAGTCTCGCGTATCCATCGTGGGTTCGATGAATGCCGACCATGTGGTTGAGGTTGAGACCATGCCGAAGCCTGGGGAAACCATCATCGGTGGTCCGATGAGCATTCATGCCGGTGGAAAGTCCGCGAATCAGGCAGCCAGCTGTGCCAGATTGCAGTTACGTGCCGATCTGATCGGAGCTGTTGGCTCGGACGCCAATGCGGACTTCCTGCTGCATGAACTCAACGATGCTGGGGTTGGCACTGACAATATTGAACATGTCGACCTTCCCTCAGGTTCGACGATTATCGTGGTTGACCCCCACGGTGAAAACTTCATCGTCGTATCGTCCGGAGCCAACGGCAAGGTCAATGCCGACTTCGTGCGCAGACACAGTGACGTCATCGAACGCTCTGACATCCTAGGACTGTGTCTGGAGGCACCGCTGCAGGCTGTCGTTGAATCCTCGCGCATCGCCCATGCCGCGCATACTACGGTCGCATTGAACATTTCACCGATGCCCGAAGGTCTGAACCCTGCCTTGAAGCACTGTCTGGCAGACGTTGCCGACATCGCCATCATGAATGAGCACGAGACTGCGCAATGGCTGGGTTTGGCTCATGAGCCAAACCTTCAATCCGATTGGGATGCGCTTCATGACCAGTTACGCGCAACTGGACTGGATCGTGTTGTCGTCACCTTGGGCGCTGCTGGTTCGGTCGTGCTCGATGGTGTGCAGACATCGCATATTCCTGCGTTCACAGTGAAACCGGTGGATACCACGGGCGCAGGCGATTCCTTCATGGGTGCCATGCTGGCAAGCCTGGCGAGCGGCAATTCGCTGGACTCTGCATGTGAAGTCGCTTCAGCGGTTTCGGCCTTCTCAACCCTGGGCAAGGGTGCACAGTCTTCGTATGGCAACACCCAGCAGATAACCGATTTCGTATTGAACCATTGA
- a CDS encoding MFS transporter, which translates to MTANTTTPTGKPESQSSIIGLMIALLVAVFAFQLNASMLSPALVTMQRELNTTASEVGLTQTVFFTAAALFSLFLPRLADSAGRKKVLIGMLVATIAGCAVSALAVNIPMLMVGRILQGVSGPMVPLCLIMLHVRVPEDKRYARLMAIITSVNGGIAGVDALLGGWLAAHYGFRSIFWTMAGIALVAAILTAVYTHESWADTKAKMDWIGAVLLVIAIGALLLAVDEIEKLAAANWVYVIIMLVVAVIAFIVFWNVEQRKKEPMVTTHYLKQRRTWGLLLTTLLTMTGVFAIMNGIVPAIAQDAKFGAGLSADLASLATLTPYALAGLVFGPVAGWLTSRYGYHKVLRYGLVATAIGVIAIMLTAASVSVWALVCVSVFVGITYAGTVNIMLNGLGIVLSPADNTGYLPGLNAGAFNLGAGLSFAILYAVMTQVGGGSGSMSYVFSVGTGLILVVLAFACSFLIPSVEKTAQESGQLTH; encoded by the coding sequence ATGACCGCAAATACCACGACCCCTACGGGCAAGCCTGAATCACAATCGTCGATCATCGGACTGATGATTGCACTCTTGGTAGCTGTGTTCGCATTTCAGCTCAACGCTTCCATGCTGTCACCGGCTCTGGTGACGATGCAGCGCGAACTGAATACAACCGCCTCTGAAGTCGGCCTGACGCAGACCGTCTTCTTCACCGCGGCAGCACTGTTCTCGCTTTTCCTTCCTCGTCTTGCAGATTCCGCAGGCAGAAAGAAGGTGCTTATCGGCATGCTGGTGGCAACGATAGCCGGTTGCGCCGTTTCCGCTCTGGCCGTCAACATTCCGATGCTGATGGTCGGCCGCATTCTTCAGGGTGTTTCTGGCCCTATGGTGCCGCTGTGCCTTATCATGCTGCATGTTCGCGTGCCGGAAGACAAGCGTTATGCACGTCTTATGGCCATCATCACCTCCGTCAATGGCGGTATTGCAGGCGTTGATGCCTTGCTCGGTGGCTGGCTTGCAGCGCATTATGGGTTCCGCTCGATTTTCTGGACCATGGCAGGCATTGCATTGGTTGCGGCGATTCTCACAGCCGTCTACACCCATGAAAGCTGGGCTGATACCAAGGCCAAGATGGATTGGATCGGTGCCGTGCTGCTCGTCATCGCCATCGGCGCTCTGTTGCTTGCCGTCGATGAAATCGAGAAGCTTGCCGCTGCCAACTGGGTCTATGTGATCATCATGCTGGTGGTCGCAGTGATAGCGTTCATCGTCTTCTGGAATGTCGAACAGCGCAAGAAGGAGCCCATGGTCACGACGCACTATCTCAAGCAGCGTAGAACCTGGGGTCTGCTGCTTACCACGCTGCTCACCATGACGGGTGTGTTCGCAATCATGAACGGCATCGTGCCAGCAATCGCTCAGGATGCAAAATTCGGTGCAGGATTAAGCGCCGACCTCGCATCCCTTGCTACCCTTACTCCATATGCGTTGGCAGGTCTGGTGTTCGGACCGGTCGCAGGATGGCTCACCAGCCGCTATGGATATCACAAGGTCTTGCGCTATGGCTTGGTTGCAACCGCAATCGGTGTCATCGCCATCATGCTCACCGCAGCATCCGTCAGCGTCTGGGCGTTGGTCTGCGTCTCGGTATTCGTCGGCATCACCTATGCCGGAACCGTAAACATCATGCTGAACGGCTTGGGCATAGTGCTCTCTCCTGCCGATAACACCGGGTATCTGCCGGGACTCAACGCGGGTGCCTTCAACCTCGGTGCCGGCTTGAGCTTTGCCATTCTCTATGCAGTCATGACACAAGTTGGTGGTGGTTCAGGCAGCATGTCGTACGTGTTCAGCGTGGGAACTGGCCTGATTCTGGTCGTTCTCGCCTTCGCTTGCTCCTTCCTCATTCCTTCGGTGGAGAAGACGGCACAGGAATCCGGTCAGCTCACACACTGA
- a CDS encoding nucleoside hydrolase, translated as MGRKIILDCDPGHDDAVAILLALGNDNIDVLGITTIGGNQTLHKVTYNALAVLEQAHAYDVPVAAGCASPLIRELETAPGVHGDTGLDGVDLPKPSHDVIDKHAVDFIIDTIMSNEPNTITLVPTGPLTNIAMAVRKEPRIVERVKEVVLMGGGIHVGNWSAVAEFNIKVDPEAAHVVFNAAWPVTMIGLNLTHQALCTPERQKDIESIGTPTAQFVSHLMDFFRKAYAANQGFVDPPVHDPCAVAYLLDPKVITTHKAPIDIETKGDLTLGMTVADLRAPAPDDCHTQFGEHLDVDRFWQLIHEAIANIGEGLDK; from the coding sequence GTGGGACGAAAAATCATTCTTGATTGTGATCCAGGGCATGATGACGCGGTCGCCATCCTGTTGGCGCTTGGCAACGACAACATTGATGTGCTGGGGATAACAACCATTGGTGGCAATCAGACATTGCACAAGGTAACCTATAATGCGCTCGCGGTTCTGGAGCAGGCTCACGCCTACGACGTGCCTGTTGCTGCAGGCTGCGCATCGCCGCTCATACGTGAACTGGAAACCGCTCCAGGCGTGCATGGCGATACGGGGCTTGACGGTGTGGATTTGCCGAAGCCCTCGCATGACGTCATCGACAAGCATGCGGTTGATTTCATCATCGACACCATCATGAGCAATGAACCCAACACGATCACGTTGGTTCCTACGGGACCATTGACCAACATCGCCATGGCAGTGCGCAAGGAGCCTCGCATCGTTGAGCGCGTCAAAGAGGTGGTGCTCATGGGTGGCGGCATTCATGTTGGCAACTGGAGCGCTGTCGCTGAGTTCAACATCAAGGTCGACCCCGAGGCCGCACATGTGGTATTCAACGCGGCATGGCCTGTTACGATGATCGGGTTGAATCTGACCCACCAGGCGTTGTGCACGCCGGAGCGTCAGAAAGACATTGAATCCATCGGCACGCCGACCGCTCAATTCGTGAGTCATCTGATGGACTTCTTCCGCAAGGCATACGCGGCAAATCAGGGATTCGTTGATCCTCCGGTACATGACCCCTGCGCTGTGGCATATCTGCTCGACCCCAAGGTCATCACCACGCATAAGGCACCTATCGATATCGAAACCAAGGGTGATCTGACTCTTGGAATGACCGTGGCCGATCTGCGCGCCCCGGCTCCTGATGACTGCCATACGCAGTTTGGTGAACATTTGGACGTTGACCGCTTCTGGCAGCTCATTCACGAGGCGATTGCAAACATTGGTGAAGGACTGGATAAATGA
- a CDS encoding ABC transporter substrate-binding protein, with the protein MNSFGRKLIGGVLTGVVMMGTVGCGSSNPLDSSSSQQHDASTITIGSANFAESEILANIYAQALSAHGIHTALKPDIGARDVYIAALKDGSIDLVPEYTGNLLQYVDKDSTAHSAEDVYSGLKKALPSTFAVLNQSQAEDSDSINVTKSYSEQHHVTSIGDLSSISGLKVAAAPEFATRPYGIKGLKQQYGVDATLVPINDGGGATTIKALLDGTVQMANINTTSPSIKANDLVTLKDPQQMILPQRVIPLISKTAESDKVASVLNDVQSKLTTQDLMTMNGESINDKESASAIAKRWLQQNKLV; encoded by the coding sequence ATGAATTCGTTTGGAAGAAAACTCATTGGGGGAGTGCTGACAGGAGTGGTGATGATGGGAACGGTTGGCTGCGGGTCATCCAATCCGCTCGATTCGTCATCGTCGCAGCAGCATGACGCCTCAACGATCACCATCGGCTCGGCGAACTTCGCAGAAAGCGAGATACTGGCCAACATATATGCGCAAGCCCTTAGCGCGCATGGCATCCATACCGCATTGAAACCCGATATAGGAGCGCGTGACGTATACATTGCCGCACTCAAGGATGGTTCAATCGATCTGGTGCCCGAATACACCGGCAACCTGCTGCAGTATGTTGACAAGGATTCCACCGCGCACAGTGCCGAAGACGTATATTCGGGGCTGAAAAAGGCACTTCCCAGCACATTCGCCGTGCTGAATCAGTCACAGGCCGAGGATTCCGACTCGATCAACGTGACGAAATCCTACAGCGAGCAGCATCATGTCACCAGCATCGGCGATCTCTCCAGCATAAGTGGACTCAAGGTTGCAGCCGCCCCAGAATTCGCCACGCGACCATACGGGATCAAGGGTCTCAAGCAGCAGTATGGCGTCGATGCGACCCTGGTTCCCATCAACGATGGTGGTGGCGCGACAACCATCAAGGCACTCCTCGATGGAACGGTGCAGATGGCGAATATCAACACGACATCGCCAAGCATCAAGGCGAACGATCTCGTGACGCTCAAGGACCCACAGCAGATGATTCTCCCGCAGCGCGTGATTCCCCTGATCTCAAAAACCGCTGAATCTGACAAGGTTGCCAGCGTGCTCAACGACGTGCAAAGCAAGCTGACGACGCAGGATCTGATGACCATGAACGGCGAAAGCATCAACGACAAGGAATCAGCCTCAGCCATAGCGAAACGTTGGCTGCAGCAGAACAAGCTTGTATGA
- a CDS encoding ABC transporter permease, whose translation MNVFSQTMLWLVDASHWEGAEGIAVRLAQHLQYSLATLAISCVIAIPLACYIGHYGKALLVIPVANALRALPTLGMLSALALIFGLGISAPMIVMVMFAIPPVLAAAYSGIADVNRTTTHAMRAIGFSEWQILWHVELPAAFPAMLGGIRSAFTQIIATWTVAAFLPIGGLGRFLIDGLAVRDYPQMLGASCLVIALSITVDVLMLSMQHTIARHSRYSQLTTQ comes from the coding sequence ATGAACGTTTTTTCACAGACGATGCTCTGGCTTGTCGATGCGTCACATTGGGAGGGAGCGGAAGGCATCGCGGTGCGTCTCGCTCAACACCTGCAGTATTCCTTGGCAACACTTGCCATAAGCTGTGTGATTGCCATTCCTTTGGCCTGCTACATCGGGCATTATGGCAAAGCGCTCTTGGTGATTCCGGTGGCTAACGCGCTGCGGGCGCTGCCAACGTTGGGAATGCTCAGCGCGCTCGCCCTGATATTCGGGCTGGGAATATCGGCTCCGATGATCGTGATGGTGATGTTTGCAATTCCACCGGTGCTGGCTGCCGCATATTCGGGCATAGCCGATGTAAACAGGACCACAACCCACGCAATGAGAGCGATAGGCTTCAGCGAATGGCAGATTCTGTGGCATGTCGAACTGCCAGCAGCATTCCCAGCAATGCTGGGGGGCATTCGCTCGGCATTCACGCAGATCATTGCCACATGGACGGTTGCGGCATTCTTGCCGATTGGCGGACTTGGACGGTTCCTTATCGATGGGCTGGCCGTTCGCGACTACCCACAGATGCTCGGAGCGTCATGCCTTGTCATTGCTCTTTCCATCACGGTCGATGTGCTCATGTTGAGCATGCAGCACACGATTGCAAGGCATTCGCGATATTCACAGCTGACGACTCAATAG